The following coding sequences lie in one Desmodus rotundus isolate HL8 chromosome 1, HLdesRot8A.1, whole genome shotgun sequence genomic window:
- the ANKS4B gene encoding ankyrin repeat and SAM domain-containing protein 4B, translating to MSTRYHQAASDSYLELLKEATKRDLNLSDEDGMTPTLLAAYHGNLEALEIICSRGGDPDRCDIWGNTPLHYAASNGHAHCVSFLINFGANIFALDNDLQSPLDAAASREQNECVSLLDKAATTQNIMNPKKVTKLKEQSQKNARRQIKECEKLQEKHENKMARTYRKEEFGTFSSKSTFSRSSLSNASASSTFGSLSKGIKDTFKIKFKKNEDTAAQVEKECRNEQRNVMDVFREEEEYTLSGDFKEKLQVSAEGSCVQHESILSRPGLGNIVFRRNRIVSPEDISNTKKELGFKMSSELLQRQGAAQADEVVADEEGEENSLKDDLPWDEDAMEWEEDVVDATPLEVFLQSHHLEKFLSFFMREQIDLEALLLCSDEDLQSIQMQLGPRKKVLNAINRRKQVLQQPGKLVDTSL from the exons ATGTCCACTCGCTACCACCAAGCTGCTAGTGATAGCTACCTGGAACTTCTGAAAGAGGCTACCAAGAGAGATCTGAACCTTTCTGATGAAGATGGCATGACTCCCACACTCCTGGCAGCCTACCATGGGAACCTAGAGGCCCTAGAAATAATCTGCAGCAGAGG ggGGGACCCTGATAGATGTGACATCTGGGGAAACACTCCTCTACATTACGCAGCCTCCAATGGTCATGCCCACTGCGTCTCATTCCTAATCAACTTTGGTGCCAACATCTTTGCCTTGGACAATGACTTACAGTCTCCACTGGATGCTGCTGCTAGCAGAGAGCAGAATGAATGTGTTTCTCTCCTGGATAAGGCAGCTACCACCCAGAACATCATGAACCCCAAGAAGGTCACTAAGCTGAAGGAGCAGTCTCAGAAGAATGCCAGGAGGCAGATCAAAGAGTGTGAGAAGCTCCAGGAGAAGCATGAAAATAAGATGGCCCGTACCTACAGAAAGGAGGAATTTGGTACTTTTTCTTCCAAGAGCACTTTTTCCAGATCATCTCTTTCAAATGCATCTGCTTCCAGCACATTTGGGTCACTGTCTAAGGGCATTAAAGATACCTTCAAGATAAAGTTCAAGAAGAATGAAGATACAGCAGCACAGGTAGAGAAGGAGTGCAGAAATGAGCAGAGGAATGTGATGGATGTgttcagagaggaagaagaatacACACTCTCAGGGGACTTCAAAGAGAAGCTCCAGGTTTCAGCAGAGGGCAGCTGTGTGCAACACGAATCCATTCTCAGCCGTCCAGGTCTAGGAAATATTGTTTTTAGAAGGAACAGAATAGTAAGCCCTGAAGACATCTCAAATACCAAGAAGGAGTTAGGGTTTAAAATGTCCAGTGAATTGCTTCAGAGACAAGGAGCAGCCCAAGCCGATGAAGTGGTGGCTgatgaagagggagaggagaacagCCTGAAAGATGACCTGCCTTGGGATGAGGATGCAATGGAGTGGGAGGAAGATGTTGTTGATGCTACACCCCTGGAAGTATTCTTACAGTCTCACCACCTGGaaaagtttctttcctttttcatgagaGAGCAGATTGATCTAGAAGCTCTGTTGCTTTGCTCTGATGAGGACCTTCAGAGCATTCAAATGCAGCTGGGTCCCCGGAAGAAAGTTCTTAATGCCATAAACAGAAGGAAGCAAGTGCTCCAACAGCCTGGGAAACTGGTCGACACCAGCCTGTGA